One Campylobacter pinnipediorum subsp. caledonicus genomic window carries:
- the trmA gene encoding tRNA (uridine(54)-C5)-methyltransferase TrmA: protein MPYSEQIEFKKELIGSKFNQFFDGVFEFFGSNDKHYRIRSEFGIWHSQDDINYTMNSTNKSKIFIDECPKVSKPIFDIMPKLLNILRNNTHLKERLFGVEFLDVNGKILLTLLYHKKLDDDFKNVIDNLQKRLDVFVIARSKGKKISNSDISLVEKLIINNKEYKFTFSENAFVQPNKQVNQKMIEWALSCVDSADDLLELYCGHGNFTIPISFAFNRVLATEINKSSIANAIKNCELNGVDNIKFVRLSADELMQAFAKEREFFRLKEVDLFDYNFTHIFVDPPRAGLEMSVINFIKNYENIIYVSCNPDTLFLNLQELCKTHTVERFAIFDQFANTHHIECGVLLKERKNI from the coding sequence CTCTAATGATAAACATTATAGAATCAGGTCAGAGTTTGGTATATGGCATAGTCAAGATGATATAAATTACACTATGAATTCTACCAATAAATCTAAAATTTTTATAGATGAATGCCCAAAGGTAAGCAAGCCTATTTTTGATATTATGCCAAAACTACTTAATATTTTAAGAAACAATACTCATTTAAAAGAGCGACTTTTTGGAGTTGAGTTTTTAGATGTAAATGGTAAGATACTTTTAACACTTCTTTACCATAAAAAACTAGATGATGATTTTAAAAATGTTATTGATAATTTGCAAAAACGCCTTGATGTTTTTGTGATAGCTCGTTCAAAAGGCAAAAAGATATCAAACTCAGATATTAGTTTGGTAGAAAAACTTATTATAAACAATAAAGAGTATAAATTTACTTTTAGCGAAAATGCATTTGTTCAACCAAACAAACAAGTTAATCAAAAGATGATAGAGTGGGCTTTGTCTTGTGTTGATAGTGCCGATGATTTGCTTGAGCTTTATTGCGGTCATGGTAATTTTACGATACCTATAAGCTTTGCTTTTAATAGGGTGTTGGCGACTGAGATAAACAAAAGTTCTATTGCAAATGCTATTAAAAATTGCGAATTAAATGGTGTAGACAATATAAAATTTGTAAGGCTCAGCGCTGATGAACTAATGCAAGCTTTTGCAAAAGAGCGAGAGTTTTTTAGGCTAAAAGAAGTTGATTTGTTTGATTATAATTTTACTCATATTTTTGTTGATCCGCCACGTGCAGGACTTGAAATGAGTGTTATAAATTTTATAAAAAATTATGAAAATATAATATATGTATCCTGTAATCCAGATACATTATTTTTAAATTTACAAGAATTATGTAAAACACATACGGTTGAGAGATTTGCGATTTTTGATCAGTTTGCAAATACTCATCATATTGAGTGCGGTGTTTTATTGAAGGAGAGAAAAAATATTTGA
- a CDS encoding CoA-binding protein, with product MFEFINKAKNIAIVGLSPDENKHSNMVASYLQKQGFKIYPIYPKMDEILGEKVYRNLNEIKDDIDIVVMFRKAEFAETLVDEVMQKGAKTLWLQLDIINDKAKEKALQNNINFVQNRCIKIEHMRLKDDFVE from the coding sequence ATATTTGAGTTTATAAACAAAGCTAAAAACATAGCCATAGTTGGACTTAGCCCAGATGAAAATAAACATAGCAATATGGTTGCTAGTTATCTTCAAAAGCAAGGCTTTAAAATTTATCCTATTTATCCTAAAATGGATGAAATTTTAGGTGAAAAAGTTTATAGAAATTTAAATGAAATAAAAGATGATATAGATATAGTTGTTATGTTTAGAAAAGCTGAATTTGCCGAGACTTTGGTTGATGAGGTTATGCAAAAAGGTGCAAAAACACTTTGGCTTCAACTTGATATCATAAATGATAAGGCAAAAGAAAAGGCACTGCAAAATAATATAAATTTTGTTCAAAATAGGTGTATAAAAATAGAACATATGAGGCTTAAAGATGATTTTGTTGAATAA
- the ilvA gene encoding threonine ammonia-lyase yields the protein MILLNKIIQAKRMIAGFVDKTPFAYSSKLSALCNANIFLKEENLQRTGAYKIRGAYNKISNLSEEERKRGVVAASAGNHAQGVAISAREFNAKAVIVMPESTPLLKIAGTKSLGAEVILSGNNFDEAYEFATKYAKKHQMSFIHPFNDEYVMAGQGTIGLEMLDEIADLDMVVIPVGGGGLASGISSCVKQVNPDIKVICVGAKGAPAMHDSYKAKKVINSKSVRTIADGIAVRDASEKTLPNLMECVDEFVQVDDEEIATAILFLLEAQKIVVEGAGASGVAALMHGKVKHKKGAKIGVVLSGGNIDVQMLSIIIEKGLIKSARKMIIQVTLIDKPGALLGLTDAIKEANANIVKIDYDRFSTELEYGDASIIITLETKGKDHQEIVASKLSENGFEFKQIF from the coding sequence ATGATTTTGTTGAATAAAATAATACAAGCAAAAAGAATGATAGCAGGGTTTGTAGATAAAACTCCATTTGCGTATTCGTCAAAATTAAGTGCGCTTTGTAATGCAAATATATTTTTAAAAGAGGAAAATTTACAAAGAACAGGTGCTTACAAGATAAGAGGTGCTTATAATAAAATATCAAATTTAAGCGAAGAAGAGAGAAAAAGAGGTGTTGTTGCAGCAAGTGCCGGAAATCATGCTCAAGGTGTCGCTATAAGCGCTAGAGAGTTTAATGCAAAAGCTGTAATAGTAATGCCAGAATCTACACCTTTATTAAAGATAGCTGGAACAAAAAGTCTTGGGGCAGAAGTTATTTTAAGTGGAAATAACTTTGATGAGGCATATGAGTTTGCTACAAAATACGCAAAAAAGCATCAGATGAGCTTTATCCATCCTTTTAATGATGAGTATGTTATGGCTGGACAAGGCACTATAGGTCTTGAAATGCTTGATGAAATTGCTGATTTGGATATGGTTGTTATACCAGTTGGCGGTGGTGGACTTGCTAGTGGAATTTCTAGTTGTGTTAAGCAGGTAAATCCAGATATAAAAGTTATTTGTGTTGGTGCAAAAGGTGCCCCGGCTATGCATGATAGCTATAAAGCAAAAAAAGTTATAAACTCAAAATCTGTTAGAACTATAGCCGATGGTATAGCTGTAAGAGATGCTAGTGAGAAGACATTACCAAATTTGATGGAGTGTGTGGATGAGTTTGTTCAGGTTGATGATGAAGAGATAGCTACGGCTATACTTTTCTTGCTTGAAGCTCAAAAAATAGTAGTTGAAGGTGCTGGTGCTTCTGGTGTTGCGGCATTAATGCACGGAAAAGTAAAACATAAAAAAGGCGCTAAAATAGGTGTTGTTTTAAGTGGTGGAAATATAGATGTTCAAATGCTTTCTATTATCATAGAAAAAGGCCTTATAAAATCAGCAAGAAAAATGATAATACAAGTAACATTGATAGATAAGCCAGGAGCCTTGCTTGGTCTTACTGACGCGATTAAAGAGGCCAATGCAAATATAGTAAAAATAGACTATGATAGATTTTCTACTGAGCTTGAGTATGGGGATGCTAGTATCATTATCACTCTTGAAACAAAGGGTAAAGACCATCAAGAAATAGTCGCTAGCAAATTAAGCGAAAATGGGTTTGAGTTTAAACAAATTTTCTAG
- a CDS encoding DUF4230 domain-containing protein, with translation MTDIFSFVLIILLLVCVFIVYKTNLQLQKAKNNESKVEAVLKIEQLKSIGELSVFQVYSKEIVTKTDHAFGNFGKEYLRWLVSEKKLSMIFEFEINFVYDLTSEKMQIQEIANSKFHITMPPCKYKFSIADMKFYDEKNGKFIPFLLPDSLNGFFGSSFREDDKNKLISEAKLEVEKMSLRLIRQLESKIHKSAKDTLEAIAKSFGAISVTFDFNDSESLADTNLELKNIA, from the coding sequence ATGACTGATATATTTAGTTTTGTGCTTATTATCTTGCTTTTAGTTTGTGTTTTTATTGTTTATAAAACGAACTTGCAACTTCAAAAAGCAAAAAATAACGAAAGCAAGGTAGAAGCTGTTTTAAAAATCGAACAACTAAAAAGCATAGGAGAACTATCCGTGTTTCAAGTTTATAGTAAAGAGATAGTAACAAAAACCGATCACGCTTTTGGTAATTTTGGCAAAGAGTATCTTAGGTGGCTGGTTAGCGAAAAAAAGCTTTCTATGATATTTGAGTTTGAGATAAATTTTGTATATGATTTAACAAGTGAAAAAATGCAAATTCAAGAGATAGCAAATTCTAAATTTCATATAACAATGCCACCTTGTAAATATAAATTTTCTATAGCGGATATGAAATTTTATGATGAAAAAAATGGTAAGTTTATACCTTTTTTGCTTCCTGATTCTTTAAATGGCTTTTTTGGTAGTAGCTTTAGAGAAGATGATAAAAACAAGCTTATAAGTGAAGCAAAATTAGAAGTTGAAAAGATGAGCTTAAGGCTTATAAGGCAGCTAGAAAGCAAGATACACAAATCTGCAAAAGATACATTAGAAGCTATTGCAAAAAGCTTTGGCGCGATAAGTGTTACGTTTGATTTTAATGATAGCGAAAGTCTTGCAGATACAAATTTAGAACTAAAAAACATAGCTTAG
- a CDS encoding iron-sulfur cluster assembly scaffold protein — translation MAKNNLISGSIWDEYSQNVQNRMNNPKFMGEITEEEAKKANGKLIVADFGAESCGDAVRLYWLVDEKTDKILDAKFKSFGCGTAIASSDTMAELCIGKTVDEAVKITNIDVEKAMRDNPDTPAVPPQKMHCSVMAYDVIKAAAASYKGVDPDHFEDEIIVCECARVSLGTIKEVIKLNDLKTVEDITKYTKAGAFCKSCVKPGGHENREHYLVDILRDTRAEMEQEKLKKQADAKSFDDDLAFDELSVVGQLKAVESVIDEKIRPMLMMDGGNLEILDIKKDDQSNIDIYIRYLGACSSCSSGSSGTLYAIENVLQESLSQKIRVMPI, via the coding sequence ATGGCAAAAAATAATTTAATAAGCGGTTCAATTTGGGATGAGTATTCACAAAATGTTCAAAATAGAATGAACAACCCAAAATTTATGGGAGAAATAACAGAAGAAGAGGCAAAAAAAGCAAATGGAAAACTTATAGTTGCTGATTTTGGAGCTGAAAGCTGTGGAGATGCTGTTAGACTTTATTGGCTTGTAGATGAAAAAACAGATAAAATTTTAGATGCAAAATTTAAAAGCTTTGGCTGTGGAACTGCGATAGCTAGTTCTGATACAATGGCTGAACTTTGTATAGGAAAAACAGTAGATGAAGCTGTAAAAATAACAAATATAGATGTAGAAAAAGCAATGAGAGACAACCCTGACACTCCGGCTGTTCCACCACAAAAAATGCACTGTTCTGTTATGGCATATGATGTTATAAAAGCCGCTGCTGCCAGCTACAAAGGTGTGGACCCAGATCACTTTGAAGATGAGATAATAGTATGCGAATGCGCTCGTGTTAGCCTTGGAACAATAAAAGAAGTAATAAAGCTAAATGATCTTAAAACAGTTGAAGACATAACAAAATACACAAAAGCTGGTGCATTCTGTAAATCTTGCGTAAAACCTGGTGGACACGAAAATAGAGAGCATTATCTAGTGGACATATTAAGAGACACAAGGGCTGAAATGGAACAAGAAAAGCTTAAAAAACAAGCTGATGCAAAATCTTTTGATGATGATTTAGCTTTTGATGAGTTAAGTGTAGTAGGACAATTAAAAGCTGTTGAGTCTGTTATAGATGAAAAAATAAGACCTATGCTTATGATGGATGGTGGAAACTTGGAAATTTTAGATATTAAAAAAGATGATCAAAGCAATATAGACATATATATAAGATACCTTGGTGCTTGTTCTAGCTGCTCAAGCGGTAGCAGTGGTACACTTTATGCTATAGAAAATGTTTTGCAAGAAAGCCTTAGCCAAAAAATAAGAGTAATGCCTATATAA
- a CDS encoding NifS family cysteine desulfurase, with translation MRVYLDNNATTMVDPEVFEDMKPFFSEIYGNPNSLHQFGSDTHPALRKALDQLYKGINAKDNDDIVVTSCATESNNWVVKGIYFDKIATGEKKRIITTAVEHPAISATCAFLKDFGVEITILDVNSEGVVTPEQLKEAMGDDVALVSVMYANNETGMIFPIKELAKIAHEGGALFHTDAVQAMGKIPVDVQDLDVDFLSFSAHKFHGPKGIGALYIKDSQKLSSLLHGGEHMGGRRSGTLDVAGIVGMAKALETANKFIDFENSHVRRLRDKLEDALLQIPDINVIGDKSKRVPNTILASIKGIEGEAMLWDLNKAGIAASTGSACASETLESNPILEAIGADKELAHTALRLSLSRFNTEEEIDYTIDVINKAVKRLRAISSTFAYAPEGHKSGL, from the coding sequence TTGAGAGTATATTTAGATAACAATGCAACAACAATGGTTGATCCTGAAGTATTTGAAGATATGAAACCATTTTTTTCCGAAATTTATGGCAACCCTAATTCACTTCATCAATTTGGCTCAGATACACATCCAGCTTTAAGAAAAGCGCTTGATCAACTATATAAAGGTATAAACGCAAAAGATAACGACGACATAGTCGTAACATCTTGTGCTACAGAAAGTAATAACTGGGTAGTAAAAGGTATATATTTTGACAAAATCGCAACAGGAGAGAAAAAAAGAATTATAACAACAGCTGTTGAACATCCTGCTATAAGCGCTACTTGTGCTTTTTTAAAAGATTTTGGAGTAGAGATAACCATCCTTGATGTAAATAGCGAAGGTGTAGTAACGCCTGAACAACTAAAAGAAGCCATGGGTGATGATGTAGCTTTGGTTTCTGTAATGTATGCAAATAACGAAACGGGAATGATATTTCCCATAAAAGAGTTAGCAAAAATAGCCCACGAAGGCGGCGCTCTTTTTCACACAGATGCGGTTCAAGCAATGGGTAAAATACCTGTAGATGTTCAAGATTTAGATGTTGATTTTTTAAGTTTTTCAGCTCATAAATTTCATGGGCCAAAAGGCATAGGTGCTCTTTATATAAAAGATAGTCAAAAACTTTCAAGCTTACTTCATGGTGGAGAACACATGGGCGGAAGAAGAAGCGGGACTTTAGATGTGGCTGGGATAGTCGGAATGGCAAAAGCACTTGAAACAGCGAATAAATTTATAGATTTTGAAAACTCTCATGTAAGAAGATTAAGAGATAAACTAGAAGATGCACTGCTTCAAATTCCAGACATAAATGTAATTGGCGATAAAAGCAAAAGAGTTCCCAACACCATACTAGCATCTATCAAAGGTATAGAAGGCGAAGCTATGTTGTGGGATTTAAACAAAGCTGGTATAGCTGCTTCAACAGGTTCAGCTTGCGCTAGTGAAACATTAGAAAGCAACCCTATATTAGAAGCTATAGGTGCAGATAAAGAATTAGCGCACACCGCATTAAGACTATCTCTTTCTAGATTCAACACAGAAGAAGAGATAGACTACACAATAGATGTAATAAATAAAGCAGTAAAAAGGCTAAGAGCTATATCAAGCACATTTGCATATGCTCCAGAAGGTCATAAAAGCGGGCTATAA
- a CDS encoding CZB domain-containing protein, with the protein MADIIENDSIKITNNIFIGLAKLDHVSFKQNGYRKIFIGEKEEMVDHLNCRLGKWYEGRGREVFGSTIAYSKLLNPHEAVHKSINEAINSLEDMKVVKEKFEIAEKSSQELFALLDSMLSEKYKF; encoded by the coding sequence ATGGCAGATATTATAGAAAACGATTCTATAAAAATAACTAATAATATTTTTATAGGTCTTGCAAAATTAGACCACGTTTCATTCAAACAAAATGGATATAGAAAAATATTTATTGGTGAAAAAGAAGAAATGGTTGATCATTTAAATTGTAGGCTTGGTAAGTGGTATGAAGGCAGAGGGAGAGAAGTTTTTGGATCAACTATAGCTTATTCAAAATTATTAAACCCACACGAGGCAGTTCATAAAAGTATAAATGAAGCGATAAATAGCCTAGAAGACATGAAGGTAGTAAAAGAAAAATTTGAAATAGCTGAAAAATCATCGCAAGAATTATTTGCTTTATTAGATAGTATGCTTTCAGAAAAATATAAGTTTTAA
- a CDS encoding menaquinone biosynthesis family protein, whose protein sequence is MQNFKQIDVAHSPDADDIFMYMAIKFGWVSAKNLRFSNIALDIQTLNDEALKGTYTATAISFALYPLIKDDYSLLRTAVSFGNGYGPKLVKKKDTKLKRNFKVALSGQHTTNALLFKIAYPDARIVYKNFLDIEKAVVDGEVDAGVLIHESILEFSEELCVEREIWDIWCELAGEIPLPLGGMAIRRSLPLTDAITAEDVLTKAVKIATSHKPFLSHMLMERNLIRVDKEKLKTYLNMYANDDSISMNDVALNSLDKLFEIGYKNGIYPELIKAADYLIPKEYNELRFS, encoded by the coding sequence TTGCAAAATTTCAAACAAATAGATGTAGCTCATTCGCCTGATGCGGATGATATATTTATGTATATGGCTATCAAATTCGGATGGGTTAGTGCAAAAAATCTCCGTTTTTCAAATATAGCTCTTGATATTCAAACCCTAAATGATGAGGCATTAAAAGGCACTTATACAGCAACAGCAATAAGTTTTGCTTTATACCCTCTTATAAAAGATGATTATTCTCTTTTAAGAACTGCTGTTAGTTTTGGCAATGGTTACGGTCCAAAACTAGTAAAGAAAAAAGATACAAAACTAAAAAGAAATTTTAAAGTTGCACTTTCTGGACAACATACAACAAATGCACTTTTGTTTAAAATAGCATATCCTGATGCGAGGATAGTTTATAAGAATTTCTTGGACATAGAAAAAGCTGTTGTTGATGGTGAAGTTGATGCTGGGGTTTTGATTCATGAAAGCATTTTGGAATTTAGTGAAGAACTTTGTGTAGAAAGAGAGATATGGGATATATGGTGCGAACTTGCCGGAGAGATTCCTCTTCCTCTTGGTGGTATGGCTATTAGAAGAAGTTTGCCTTTAACAGATGCTATTACAGCAGAAGATGTTTTAACAAAAGCTGTAAAAATAGCAACATCACATAAACCATTTTTATCACATATGCTCATGGAAAGAAACCTAATAAGAGTTGATAAAGAAAAATTAAAAACATATCTAAATATGTATGCAAATGATGATTCTATAAGTATGAATGATGTTGCTCTGAATTCTTTAGACAAACTATTTGAGATAGGCTATAAAAATGGAATTTATCCTGAACTTATAAAAGCAGCTGATTATCTTATACCAAAAGAGTATAATGAATTAAGGTTTTCTTAA
- the fliQ gene encoding flagellar biosynthesis protein FliQ, protein MQSTLVSLGIETFKIALYLSLPMLLSGLIAGLLISIFQATTQINETTLSFVPKIILVVVVIIFLMPWMVSMMSEFTIKMIEMIPEFIK, encoded by the coding sequence ATGCAAAGCACTCTTGTATCACTTGGCATAGAGACTTTTAAGATAGCTTTATATCTTAGTCTTCCTATGCTTTTAAGTGGTCTTATAGCTGGACTTTTGATATCTATTTTTCAAGCAACCACTCAAATAAACGAAACAACTTTGAGCTTTGTTCCAAAGATAATACTCGTTGTTGTTGTTATAATTTTTTTAATGCCTTGGATGGTATCTATGATGAGTGAGTTTACTATTAAGATGATAGAGATGATACCGGAGTTTATAAAATGA